The nucleotide sequence TCTGTTCTTCAGAAGGTTCTCAATTTCTCTTTTGCCTTTGATCGAAAGAATCGCCTTCCATTTCCCCGCATGACTTCCGCCCGGGTCAGCTGCGAGTGCCGGTAGCGTTACCCGGTAAAAGGCGACTTGTGGTCCAGTCGCGTATTTGACATTTGGTCCACCTGTGGAGGGTTTGATGATCTTTCCAGAGGGCGTTTCCAAGGTGAAATCTAACAGTTGAGGCAGCGGACACAAGGCGATGACGTCGGCATACACATCCGCGTCGGTCAGGTCGAACGGGATCACGTGTTTCGAGCCGAAGAAGAGCGAGCCCTGCGGATCGAGGAGCACGTTCATATTGGTTACGCCAGCAAGCACCTGCACGAAGTATTTGGTGAGATTGAAGCCTTGTTCAGCGCTAGAAATGTTACCCGTGATGATCAAATCGCCATGCGTGTTCGATGTGATCTGTTGCAACACTGCGGCGCTCACATCACCGGGCAGGCCGAAACCGATCGCGTAGGTTCGGTTCGTGATCGTGCCAGCAGGCAATTCGGCGACATAGGGATGCCTGTTTTCAATTCCGTCCGTCAGGACCACCATGGACCGGTTGGTGTGGGTGGCCAAACCGAGTTCCGTGGCCCCTTGCAGAATGCCCCCGCCAATGCAGGTCCATCCGCGAGGATCAAGCTCAGTCCCCGCTACGACAGGCGGTACAGCACCGGCGCTGACTGCCTGCATGGGTGCGGGCGTGGCAATGAGGTCATCAAACGAGACCAAAGCGATCTCATCATTAGGAAGCATGAGGGTGTTGAAAACACTCACAGCGTTCTTGAGAAGTCTGCTCTTGGTGCTCGTCCCGCCCGCAGGATCCGCCATGCTTCCGGAGCGATCCAAGACCAGGGCAACGGAGTTGTTTTCGCGAGGTACCGTTGTAGCGGTCAATCCGACGTGGAAATCACCCAGTGGGTATTCGCCGCCTACTGTGGCCGCGAAATATCCTTCCTGATCCAAAAGGTAGGCATGAATGTCGACGCTGCTGTTGGCAATCGGTCCAGCGACGGCCGCTAACTGAACCCAGACATATCCGTAGAAGAAGTCGGCATTGTCATCAGGATTTGCAACAAATTCGGTTCCCATTGACGTCAGGCCGAAGTTGCCCGTCGGAACTCCCGTGATCCGGAAGTTCACGGCACGACATCCAGTCACTTTGAACTTTATGGCCTTGTAGGTAGTAAGGCCTTCGGGAACGTTGGTGAACGTCAGTGTGCCGCCAGTCTCATTGTTCAGATCAGGAAGGTCGGAGTCATACCACACGATCGCCTTGTTGTTGACAACGCCGGAAGGGGCGACATCCACGCCGAAATAGCGGTCGGTCGCGGTTCTGCCGAATGTCGCCATGTTCTCGTTCACTCGGGTCAGACCGTTCGCAGCAGGCGTGGAGTTGTCCGGCAGATATTGCGCGGCAGACGGATTCTTTTGTTCCCAAACGGCCCAAAGCCGGTCGATATTGCAGTGGTGAAAGAAGAAGACCGGATCGTTTGGTGACGTGCCCGGTTGCATGGATCCATCTACCCAACGATGCACGGAGTTGTGGATCTGTCTCGGACCGACCCAACCTTCCAGCGTATTTCTAAAACTGCTCAGATTCGCCGCGGAGATATTCCAAGGATTGCTGTCGTAGGGAGTAATGCCGAGCGCCGTCCTGACGCTGTCAGGAGTCGGGAGCCCCGGACCATCACCACCAAAGTGCCTCCGGAGAAACCCAAACCCTTCTTCATCGCAGTTTAGGGTCCATCCGCTCGCTTGTGAAAAGGCTCCAGTCGTGACCTTGTCGTTGGGATTTCCGGCACCATCCCCGCCCAAGAAATCTACCGTAAAAGGAAAGCCGGGATCGGCCGCACTCTGATCTTTGGTCCAATCCCAATACGGAAGGGTCAGATTAGGATCTCCCGCCGCATTTTGGAGTTCCTGCTCATAGAGCTTCAGCAACTCGCGATGCCACGGACCAAAGGCAGGTCCTCTATGGGCAAAGTTTGGACCGCTACTGCCGTTCGGGCCCTGCATCATCACCTGATGATGGGCCCAGACAAAGTCGTCATAGCGACTGACCAACGTTGAACCCGGAGGCAGCATACCCATCGCAATATCGTTGGCAATGTCTGCGGCGACATCGGCTCGGGAAATGAGCAGGCTCGGGTGAAGAGCCGGATTCTTCAAAGCCAGCACCGCATTCTTCAACTTCATTAGAGCGGTATTGGGTTTGTCTGTGGCGGAGGCGCTGTTGTATTCGGCAAAGAGGGTTCTGAGGTTCTTCCGGCACTTCATGTGATTCTCCTCGGAGGAACTCTGGTTCTCTTGGATAGTGCGCCCTGAAGCCGAAGTGTTTCAACTCCCGCGGCATTTATGCCGCGGAGAAGGCAATTTGGCTGGGTGGGCATCCTGCGCTATTACCGTACCGTAAGCGTTCTACCACGAGGACGAGTGGTTCGCGTGGCAGGGTTTGACGTCTGCAGGACGAGTGTTTC is from Acidobacteriota bacterium and encodes:
- a CDS encoding tyrosinase family protein → MKCRKNLRTLFAEYNSASATDKPNTALMKLKNAVLALKNPALHPSLLISRADVAADIANDIAMGMLPPGSTLVSRYDDFVWAHHQVMMQGPNGSSGPNFAHRGPAFGPWHRELLKLYEQELQNAAGDPNLTLPYWDWTKDQSAADPGFPFTVDFLGGDGAGNPNDKVTTGAFSQASGWTLNCDEEGFGFLRRHFGGDGPGLPTPDSVRTALGITPYDSNPWNISAANLSSFRNTLEGWVGPRQIHNSVHRWVDGSMQPGTSPNDPVFFFHHCNIDRLWAVWEQKNPSAAQYLPDNSTPAANGLTRVNENMATFGRTATDRYFGVDVAPSGVVNNKAIVWYDSDLPDLNNETGGTLTFTNVPEGLTTYKAIKFKVTGCRAVNFRITGVPTGNFGLTSMGTEFVANPDDNADFFYGYVWVQLAAVAGPIANSSVDIHAYLLDQEGYFAATVGGEYPLGDFHVGLTATTVPRENNSVALVLDRSGSMADPAGGTSTKSRLLKNAVSVFNTLMLPNDEIALVSFDDLIATPAPMQAVSAGAVPPVVAGTELDPRGWTCIGGGILQGATELGLATHTNRSMVVLTDGIENRHPYVAELPAGTITNRTYAIGFGLPGDVSAAVLQQITSNTHGDLIITGNISSAEQGFNLTKYFVQVLAGVTNMNVLLDPQGSLFFGSKHVIPFDLTDADVYADVIALCPLPQLLDFTLETPSGKIIKPSTGGPNVKYATGPQVAFYRVTLPALAADPGGSHAGKWKAILSIKGKREIENLLKNRTFAAAFRDNATAESIPYSLVAHAYSNLQFDARLEQDSLKPGAKVTLRASLKEYDVPFAADATVWAEITTPDSSAMNLKLERVSTGVYSAAFTTSSAGVYPCRVRAEGYFNSSDKFTREKSLTAAVYYGDYSTTPAKGDTLCELLHCLLSGKVLTERALEKLREAGIDVKALAKCLEEHCPEPPSERTPGKPVKGRDEKRAQAETRITIKSETASRPVKRAVAKLAKVGDMTERDPEMVRMLSITGSEKGGAAAFPRVVRMFSPPEEAATTKAALREKQPKKKVKKARSRR